The sequence below is a genomic window from Saccopteryx leptura isolate mSacLep1 chromosome 10, mSacLep1_pri_phased_curated, whole genome shotgun sequence.
GGTCTCCCCTAGCAGGCTGTGACCCCCACCTCGGGTGTTTCTGCCCTCCAGTAGGGCTATCAGGCTGGCGCCCAGTCTCCCCTCACCCTCAGGCCCCCCAGACAGTTGGTGACTGCCTTGGCATCCCCCAGGTGAGCCAGGTGGAGCCGGTGAGGCGCGAGGGCGAGCTGTGGCACATCCGGGCCCAGGCAGGTCTCAGCGTGGTGGCCATCGTGGCCGTGGACATCTTCTTTCACTTCTTCTACATCCTCACCATCCCCAGTGACCTCAAGTTTGCCAACCGCCTGCCGGACAGTGCCCTCGGTGGGTGCGCGGGGACCCAGGAGAGGAATGGTGTCTGGGCCACCACCCCAGAAAGACAGACCCTCTGTGCCCCGATGGCGTCACCGCTGGGGAAGCTGACACCTCAGGAGGCACAGCGCACCTATCTGAGGGTCTGGGAGCGGGGACTTCTTCTTTGAAATGTGGGGACTTGTTCACTTTGTCCTGTAAGCCAGACTGGTATCAGACAGAGCCCTTTGCACCTGCCTGGGGCCTCAGGCTCTTCTCCACAGCAGAATGGGGTCTCCCAGAGGTGGCCAGGCCCAGGAAGCGGGGAGCAGGGTGCCCCGGAAGCAGTCTGGGCAGCAGGCCTCCTCCAGGTCCTGGGAAGATTGTGCTGGAAGCAGAGGGCCGGACTCAGCGCTTTCCCCTAGATTGGGGTGTCCAGGGTAGGGAGGCCAGTGCAGGGGCCCCCCAGGCAGTGACAACACGCTGTCCCCAGCTGGCTTGGCCTACTCAAACCTGGTGTACGACTGGGTGAAGGCGGCTGTCCTCTTCGGCGTCGTCAACACGGTGGCGCGCCTTGACCACCTGGACCCACCGCAGCCTCCCAAGTGCATCACTGCGCTTTACGTCTTCTCGGAAACGTGAGTGCGGCCGGGGGCGGGCCGGCGACGGGGACACACCCTCCTTCCCTGAGCCTCCTCCCCTgcgtccccaggagccctgctCCTGATTGGCTCACACTCAGCcactcccctcccacaggcactTTGACCGTGGCATCAACGACTGGCTTTGCAAGtgagttggggtggggtggggtgggccaaTGGTCACAGTCACGTGCCAGGCGTTTGAGCAGCCAGGGCAGAGACTGGTCCATGGTTTACAAGTTCGCCCCTGGCTCAGAGGAAGCGAGGAGGGCCGTGAGCAGGTCATGGCAGAGGTCTAGGTGAAAGACGTTGAGGTCTGGAGGTGGGTGGTCCCTGGGGGGAGAGAGCCAGTCGGAGCAGGGACACAGCAGGAACCCgggccaggccctggctgtggctcatGGGTatcaggaaggagagggagatgagTCCCAGATTCCTGGCTAGAGCCTGGGAGGATGGAGGGGAGGTTTCCAGAAAGGGGTTCCAGTGAGAAGTGTGTGGTCGGAACTGGGGAGACATGCTTGTGGAGGGGTCCGCGAGGTGGTTCAGAGCATTCTGGAGGACGGACGGCTGGAACTCTGAGCATTATGGGTGTGGGTGGTCTTCAGGCCTTGGGAGTCCCGCGGAGAGAGGAGCCCCAGGGGAAGAGAatagagtgaggagagaggagaagggctAGCTGGGGTTGGGCCCGGAAAAACTCTGGCTGGGGGAGAAGTGAGAGCAGGCAGAAAGCATTGAACAGGGCAGTCAAGGGAACAGGAGAAAAGTCAAGGCCATGTGACGTCCTGGAAGTAAGAGAAGACCAGGTATGGTGGGGGCAGCGGGGGCAGGTGCTGCTGGGGTCAAGGAGCTCGTACTGGTGGCACCGGGGAATTCAGCCCTTCACGGTAGAAGCAGGGGCCAGGGACGAGTGAGAGGAAACAGGAGCCACAGGGGAGCTGTGTGCACACTCCCGGCAGAAGCCGGGTTCTgaaggggaagacagaggagTGGCCGGAGGAGTGGCCGGAGGAGACAGCGCGGGTGCCCGCAGGTGGGGGCACTGttccacagagagggagaggtgggtggTGCAGGAGAGAGGGCTGGCTGGTGGAGTGAGGTCCCCGAGGAGGGAGAAGGTGGAACCAGGCGGACGCTGGCTTCGGgtcagggaggaggaagaaaagccaAGGTGTGGACATTGGACAGCAGGTTCAAGTAGAAGGGAGAGGGGTTCTCCCGGAAGCAGGAGGCAGGGTCATCAGCTGAGAGATGCAGGGTTGGGGgcaaggagggaggaggtgccatctgtgtgtcctctgccctcctgcccagaccccacacacacacctccactcCTACTTGGCAAGGGGAGCTAAGGGCATATCCACAGAGCATGGGAGAAGCTGACAAGAGAAACCTTGGCCTTGAGAGCCCAGGTGGGGCCGGAAGTAGTGGATTTGTGGACTCTAATACGAGAAGGTTAGGGGTTTTCCCCCATCGGTGCTTCGCTTCTTGGGCTAGGCAAGGGGAAAGGGGGGTACCTGGGCTCTCTCAGATGggtgagaaggaggaagggaggaataaGGGGTTTTAGGTTATTGGGAATGAGGACTCACGGAATACAAGCCTGTTAAGGGAGGCTCACAAGACGAGGAAGGCTGGGTGTGGATGAGATCGGAGAACCGGAGCCGGGGGCCAGGTCAGGAGTGGCCGGGTGAAGAAAGGGAATTGGGGGGTGAGTGAAGTTTTGAGTGGTGACAGCGTTGGGGGTGTGACCATGGGAGTGGGTGGCTGAGGTGGAGTGGGAAAGAAACCATTGGAAATGAGGAGGTCAAGGACGTTACTCAATGGGTCTTCTActgaatttatttaaccaatatttattgagtacctactatgtgccaggcactgttctaggcactggggatacagcagtgaacatgGCAAAGTCCCTGAACTTTTGAAGCTTACAGTCTAGTGGGGAGAAACAGACCATAAACaggtaaacaaacacataaataattTTAGACAGTGATaagcattattaaaaaataaaacagtataatgGTTTAGAAGCTGGCCACAGGATCTGAGCAGACCTCCGtgaggtgacatttgaactgagACTTGCATGATAAGGGAATCTCCAGGGGAAGATAATTTGAGATAGAGGAAAcaacaagtgcaaaggccctgaggcaggaaccaGCTGTATCTGAGAGACAGACGGGACAATAAGGCCAGAGCACAGTGAATGAGGGCTAGAATGGTGGGTGGCGAGGTCCAGGAGGCAGGCAGAAACCAGAGGACATGGTATGTTCCAGCCATAATAAAGGAGTTGAGTATATTCTCATTGTAATGGGGAGCCGTGGAGTGAGGGTTTCAGTGTGGAAGTGATGTGATCCAAGGTACACTCTTAAAAGATGCTTCTAGCTACTGTGTAGGGATCAGAGTGTAGGGGGGAAAGGCAGAAGCAGAAAGATGACTTAAGAGGTGTGTAGTAATCTGTGTGACAGAAGACTGCCTGGCCCAGGATGGTGGTCGCGGAGGTGGTGAGCAGCGGTCAGGGCAGAGGGGAGCCCCGAGGATGTGCTGGCCTGGGTGTGAGTGGAGATGGGAATTGAGAATCCAAGATGGCACTAAGGTCCCGGCCTGCGGCTGAATGGATGGTAGTGTCGTTGGCTGAGATGGGGATGAAGTGGGCTCGGGCAGGGATGGGGGAGTCTGCCATTCAAGTGAGAGGATCTACGAGTCGGGAGGGGGACTGGGCTGAGGACGCAGAATTGGGGCTCATCAGCCTAGAGACAGTTTTCAAAGCTTTGGGTCTGGCTGAGATGCCCTGGGAACCGAGTGAGCCCAGTCAGAGCAGACCTGCAGATCCAGGCTGAGCCTTCCCCGCTCTGACGCCGGGCAGCGGaagggaagccccccccccccccccggggtcagGAAGGTTGCATGTGCCTGGACGACAGCGTGGAGGAGAgctgtccctgtgtgtcccctCTGCCCATCGCCCAGCTGCCCTCTCCCACACTGCCACTGGCCCCTTCTCCGCCTTTCCTGCAGGTACGTGTACGACCACATCGGCGGGGAGCATTCTGCGGTGATCCCAGAGCTGGTGGCCTCAGTGGCCACGTTTGTCGTCACCACTCTGTGGCTTGGTCCTTGCGATATTGTCTACCTGTGGTCAATTCTGAACTGCTTTGGCCTCAACTTTGAGCTCTGGGTACTGAAGCTGGCAGAGTGGGGGCCCCTAGCACAAATTGAggtgagcgggggggggggggtggctggggGTGGCTGGGCACTGTTACTCTCCGAAGGCTTCCAGCCGCACTTGGCCCCCAGTCCAGAACATTCTCACTCCCACCCTCCTGGTGGTCAGGACAGCGGCTCACCCTGTGGGTACTTGGTCCTCCCTCCCTTCCGCGGGGGTGTGGGACACCCAGGCCTGGCTCTGCTGGTCAGGTGCTGCTGTCTCTCTAGCCCTCAGTCTCACCATCTCTAACAAGGAGGGAGCTGACCTGGGACTCTCAGAGACCCAGGCACCCCCCCCGGGACCTCAGCGACCATGTGTGCAAGGCCCCTGACCAACCGTGTCCTCTTTCCCCTGGGCCGCCTGCCACACTGACCATGCTCTCTGGACCGGGCAGGCCTCTCTGTCGGAGCAGATGTCCCGCAgggtccgggccatctttggggCCATCAACTTCTGGGCTATCATCATGTACAACCTTGTCAGCCTGAACAGCCTGGAGTTCACAGAGCTGGTCGCCCGGCGCCTGCTACTCACAGGTGAGGGAGGGCAGAGTGGGGACACGGGACATGCCAGGCAGCAACCTCAAGGACTGTGACCTTCTAAAATTGCCCCCAGGGACTCAGCAGGGAGGGCCCGCCACATGAGAGAGGCGTGAGGAGTCGCCAAAGGGGCGGTGCTGACCCCAGGCATCGATGACCTCTTCCCTACACAGGGTTCCCCCAGACCACGCTGGCCGTCCTGTTTGTCACCTACTGTGGTGTTCAGCTGGTGAAGGAGCGAGAGCGAGCCCTGGCactggaggaggagaagcaggacaaACTGAAGCCGGAGTaggcgggagggggcggggggcccTGCTCCGCCATTCCCGGGCCCAGGCCACGCCAGGCCGGATGGGCCTGACCGATAGAATTAAAGACTTTTCTACCAGAGTTTGGctgttctctgcccttccccccagCAGTCTCCTGGCTCCTTGCCTTTGCTGGACAAGGACCTGGGAGTTCCGAGCCTCAGGGACAGGGGTCAAGCTAGGGCAGAGACCACCAACCTGGGTAACCCGAAAGCTGCACATTGAAGCCCCGACTCTTCGAACCAGCTGATCACTGACTCTTGGAGCACCTGCTTCCAGACCCTGAGCTGTTCGCTCAGAAGGCACTTTATTCTTCTTACAGGCGACTTGTCTGTGCTGCAGGGGGCACTTGGTGGGGACAATTCCCCATGTGATGGGCGAGGACCTGGTCCTGAGGGGGATTTACTGGCACACGCAGCCAGGCTGGGGCAAGGCCAGGAAGCAGCCCTGTGCTTCTGGCTCAAGGACCAAGAACACAGGGGACACATACCAGAGAAGCCTAAAGTTCCTCGTCCCTGCCCCAAGGCTAGGACTGAGCAGCTATTACCTTCCCCGGCTGACGTAGCGCGTGGCCATCACGACAGATCCAGGTGGGCTCTGGCCCCTCCCAGCCCGTCCCTGGAGCCCCCAGAAGGCCCGGCCTGTGTGGGCCGCAGGATAGGGGGTGCTTAGTTCAGGCCCTCCGGGCTGGTCACATCTTGGTCATGCGCAGCACGTTGAGCCGCACAGGTAGGAAGGAAGCACCGGTGGCGTAGGCGATCTCCCGCAAAACACCCTCCCACTTCTTCTCATCCTCGTTGTATCTGGGGGTGCGACAGGGACGAGGAGCTTGGTCAGCATAGTTCAGAGGGGGGacccaggagggaggggcagctAAGTGCACTAGGCCCACCTCTGAGGGGTGCCCTGCCCTGGACACCAGCCCTGGAGAATGCTCTCCTAGAGGATGCTAAGTGCACTAGGCCCACCTGTGAGGGgtaccccacacccccacccccagccctggagaATGCTCTCCTAGAGGATGCTAAGTGCACTAGGCCCACCTCTGAGGGGTGCCCCACACCCCCATCCCCAGCCCTGGAGAATGCTCTCCTAGAGGATGCTAAGTGCACTAGGCCCACCTCTGAggggtgccccccacccccagccctggagaATGCTCTCCTAGAGGATGCTAAGTGCACTAGGTCCACCCCTGAggggtgccccccacccccagccctggagaATGCTCTCCTAGAGGATGCTAAGTGCACTAGGCCCACCTCTGAGGGGTGCCTCCcacacccacccccagccctggagaATGGTCTCCTAGAGGATGCTAAGTGCACTAGGCCCACCTGTGAGGGGTGCCCGGCCCGGACCCCAGCCCTGGAGAATGCTCTCCTAGAGGATGCTAAGTGCACTAGGCCCACCTCTGAGGGgtgccccacccccccacccccagccctggagaATGGTCTCCTAGAGGATGCTAAGTGCACTAGGCCCACCTCTGAGGGgtaccccacacccccacccccagccctggagaATGCTCTCCTAGAGGATGCTAAGTGCACTAGGCCCACCTCTGAGGGgtgccccacacccccacccccagccctggagaATGGTCTCCTAGAGGATGCTAAGTGCACTAGGCCCACCCCTGAGGGgtgccccacacccccacccccagccctggagaATGCTCTCCTAGAGGATGCTAAGTGCACTAGGCCCACCTCTGAGGGGTGCCCGGCCCGGACTCCAGCCCTGGAGAATGCCCTCCTAGAGGATGCTAAGTGCACTAGGCCCACCTCTGAGGGGTGCCCGGCCCGGACCCCAGCCCTGGAGAATGCTCTCCTAGAGGATGCTAAGTGCACTAGGCCCACCTCTGAGGGgtgccccacacccccacccccagccctggagaATGGTCTCCTAGAGGATGCTAAGTGCACTAGGCCCACCTGTGAAGGGTGCCCGGCCCGGCCCCCAGCCCTGCAGAGTGGTAGAGGACCGCCAGGCCCATCCCCAGAGAACACTGGCCCCACATTCCAGGAAGGGCCGCCTCCCTCCAGGAAGGTCGACATCTTCCCTTGAGATGTAGAATTTCCCTCCTTGGCCTTCCAAGAACCcttccccagctcccagccccccAACCTCACTGCCCCCAGGAGGCTGCCTGCAGCTAGAGGTCCAGAAGGTGCCCCAGGCGACCGAAACCTCTTCAGGCCCCTCTACTTCGGGCCCTGTTTCTGTGGGTCTGTGTGCTAAGCCTGAGGTCAGCTCCCAAATGTGTCACTGTTGGGGCCTCACAGTGGGACATAGTGTCACGTGTGCAAACCCAGACTTTCCCAACCAAACTGGAGAGAACCAGGGCTGAACAGGGTGTGCCGCCCTTCCCCACAGGCCCCCCGGGAGAGGGACCAGCTCTGCCCCTAGCGGAGCCTGCCGTGTGCCTCAGTGCTCGGCCTTGGGGCTGTGGCCTATCGGCCTTGCTCAGGATTCCCCCTCACCTCCCCGGGCCGGGCTCACCTCCAGATGTCGCTGAGCTCTGTGGGGACCAGCTCCCCGGACTCAGTCTCCAGAGTGGCAAAGCCACCGATGGCGTAGAGGGTGCCCGCCAGGCTGACCAGGCTGAGCGAGCTGCGCTCCTGCGGGAAGGCCTCAAAGGGCATCCACCTGGGGGGACGAGGAGGGGCATCAGCGGGGACCCCAGCCACCCAGGGGCTGGCCCACCCCAGCGTCCACAGCCTCGCCGCACCCCTCTGAAGTCGGAGTCCCAGCCTCCCAGGCTCTCAGTACAACCTCCTGTTCTGGACCTTCCCAGGAatgcccatctggagcccctGCCTGGGCCTCAGAGTCCCcaccctgtcccctctctcttccctctggtcTCCCCTTCATTCCCCATTCGCTCgcccctcccacttcccttcACTGTCCCTTTGACATTCCATCCAATCTGCCCCCCAGATCCACCCTGGATCTCCCCAGTGTCCCTCCTTCACTCCTGAACCAACTTCCACTTGCTACCTCAGTGGCCATTAAGCCCCTGACCCCTTGGACCCCTGCCCTGGCCCCCTTCTCCCGCATTTCCAGGTGCCTTcactcccctccacccctccacgccccccccacccccagctccgcCCCGGCTCCTGAAGCTGagccctcatcctcaccctccagAACTGCTCTGAGGTCCCCAACAACCACGGGGCTTGGAAATGGAGGTCCAGCGCGCACCCCGCTGCTGACGAGACCTGCCTCACCCCTCACTGCCCCAGCCTCGGTCTTCAGACTCCTTCCTGGATAGCGCACCTGCCCCCACCATCCCCCCGGGCTTGGGCCTCAGCTTTCCCCATGACCCTTCTCTCCTGAGGGAGcttgtccctctgtctccctccagcTCAGCCCTCTTTCTGCCCCGGGGGGCTCCTCCTAGACACCTCAAATCTCCATGTCTAACTGGAGCCTCACCTTTCCTACCTAACCCCAACGGTTCTCCAAGAAATGACCTCCCACTCTCACTTAAAAGCATCCACGTCTCCCTCCCGCCCCCAACAGCCGACAATCTCTATATCCTATTGCTGTGCCTCCTAAACTCTTGctgctcaaagtgtggtccatggaccagcagcatcagcgtCACCTGGGGATGCTGGAAATACACTCTCAGGCCCTGCCCCAGACTTGcgagtcagaatctgcattttaacatgaTCTCCGGGAGATTCGTGTGCCCGCTTCAGTGTGAGAAGCCCTGGCCTAAATCTTTCTTTATTGCACCCCCTCTGCTCCGTCCCCTGTGTACCCCCATCTCCCGGCCACCACCACTTCTTGCAATACAGCTGCACCCCTGCTGCAATTACTGATTCCTGGGGAATTCTTGATCTCTTCTCTATATCAGCTGTCATGAACTATCTTAGTAAAACACAGATGTGAGCTTAAAGCCTCTCAGAAGCATTTCACTGCCCTTTGGATAAAGTTCCTCAGCTCTTTTTACTGCCTCTGCAGCctcacagccccctccccacctccggTCACCCTCCACACTCCATTCTACCTGAGCAATGGCCTTTCCTCCAATGGACCTGCCTTTTCCTCTTAACTGCCTGGGCACCAACCTTTCTTTGCTTGGTCATCCTTCCCCCATGACAGCTGTTTTCTTCCTGACCTCCCAGGGCAGGGCAGCTTGGTCCCCACTGCACCCCCAGTACCAGCCCAGTGCCTGGTACAAGTCTCAGAGTGAGGAACCTGGCATCTCCTACCCCCGCTCCTGTGAGCTCTCTCCCGCAGACCGGGCTGGCCACAGGCCTTGCCCCACCTTGTGGGTGAAGCCCACTCACTACCGATCAGGGGAGAGGGACAATTCTGTGCTgatgcccaagctcagctgtgAAAACCCTAGACAGGGGCTATGCTTCCCTCCGGGGCTGACACAAAGAGGGCTGGCATAGGCCCCAAGCCACAGCAAGAGGTTCCAGTCCTTGGCTGTCCTGcctgggaaagggagggaagacgGGAGGCAAGCAGCCATACTTGTTGTCTGTGATGCTGTACACCTCCACCGAGCTGGTCAGCCCCGTGTCCGTGACACCAGCAGCCACAAAAATGCGGCCATCATGGATGGTGGCCCCGAAGAGTGATCGGGCAGTTTGCATGGGTGCCAGCTCCTTCCACTCGAACTTCTTCGGGTCATAGACGCACATCTTATTCAGGCACTTcctgtggggtgggggcagggagtgaGAGGGCAGAGCAGGAGCAGACACCTCCCCCTCTAACCTGTGGCTGCCGGCCTGTCTCCCAAGGCGGCCAGGACGACAGCCTCTAggggcctctgctcccctctAACCTGCAACCCTGCTGCTACACCCACGCCTGCGGCCAGAGCCTCACCTGTCGCTGCTTTTGCCGCCGATGACGTAGACAAGGTCCATATGGGAAAGCACGGCATGGCCGTACACCACATAAGGCAGCGGATCCGATTCACCCCATTTGAAGGacctggaggggaagggagagggtgaacACACTGAGTCCCTGTCtctgcgcgcgcgcacacacacacacacacacacacacacacacacacacccgccaaCACGCATTCAGGACGCACCCGATACATTACCAGATCTCCCCAAACCTCTCATTTCCTCGCTCCGTCCCACCTGCCAACTGTCCTCCCCTACCCAACCCGGCTCCTTccgctggggctggggctcccTCCTCGCTGTGTCCCGAAGTCCCAGGCCGGTTGGCCTCCAGGCTCCAGGCTCGCACACGCGCATCCTCCAGCCCGCTccgccggccccgccccctgcccttgCTCACAGCCTGTCGTAGCACATGACCGAGTCCAGGCTGCGCTCCCCGTCCTTGAGCTCCCGGCCGCCGACCACGTAGATGGAGTTGAGAGCCTCTCCCAGGCCGAAGAGGCAGCGCGGCGAGGGCAGCGGCGGCATCCCCAGCCACTCTGAGTCCAGGTGGTCAAACTGCAGGCAGGGGGGCCAGTCAGCTGcgggtccccacccccacccccaccccagctcagcCCCAGCGGGGCCACCCGGGTCACGGAAGAGTCCAGGCCTCCAGGGAGGACCAGCGCAGCCTGGAGGCGGTTTCTGGAGACAGTGCGCTCCTCCCTGTAGGCTGAGAACAGTTGAggtgcctcccttcctccccactcctcctcctgAATAGGCAGGTGCCCAGAGATCACCATTATAGCACCGGGATGGAGCAGCTTGCGGGGGCCCTGCCCCctgttctccaccccaccccactgcaCAGGAAACCACAATACAGCCAGCCCTGCCACTGACCCCTAAACCTACGGGGTAAGTCTGTCGCCCTGCCCCCTGGACAGACTTATATTACAAAACTAgcagtccagcctgacctgtggtggcgcagtagatagagcgtcaacctggaatgctgaggtctcgggttcgaaaccctgggcttgcctggttaaggcacatatgggagttgatgcttccagcttctcccccccttctctctctctgtctctctctctctcttctctctctccctctctctcccctttctaaaatgaataaataaaataaaatttaaaaaaaaactagcagtccatatttttgaaagttttctGAGCCCTGCTCTGATGAATACTTCCCACCCACCATTTAACCGTCAAACAACCTTATCAAGCAGGTAGAATGATACTCCCATTTACGaacggaggcccagagagaaTAAACAATGCGCCCGCCCGTGCTTTGGCTGGTGGAGCTGCCCCCGCCTTGCAGCTTAATCCTGGCACCGAGCTGCCCCACACGGCTCTCGCACCTGGTCTGAGTGCACCCCTCACCAGGCTCATTCCCCGCTACCCTAACCTTTAGGTCTCCAAATTCCACCCAACTGGCAAGGCTCACGCCTACATGGTTTGTCACCAGGAAGCCATTTCTGTCCTCTGAGATCCCATAGTCACACTACAACTTGGACTGGGCACCCCATTATACTTGTAtttcttgggcctcagtttcctggtcTGTATAATAGCTGGACTAGGGAGGCTGATCCCTTTGTCTGGGACACTGTTCTACAAACCAGTCCTGGCCTCGTGCAAAGGCCCTGCCCAGAACCGCTATACTgactctgctcctcctcctcactgTGACTGACCCAAATGCCTGTGCAGGACTAGGGTCTCTGACACATCAGACCATCCTGGGGCTAACATCCCCCCGAAACTGAGACGCCAGTATCATCCAGCGCATTGTCCGCTGCCCGTAGAAGCAAACACCTGTCAGTGAACCTGCCTGGGCTATACCTCATCCTAGACCAGAGACATTCACCGACAAGTAGACGCAGGTCTCTCCTGTGTCTCGGGACGTGGACCCCAGtgctcagcacccaggactgGCCCACCTCCTCCCAGGGCTGGCCAGGCACCTGCAAAAAGTAAGCACTCATGGGGTCCTCTTTGTTGTCCTCGTTGTAGAAGAGGCCCCCAGCCACGAAGACCTGGTTCTCCTTAGTCACTAGGCTGACATGGTTCTTGGGGATCTGGGTGGAGAGCGAGGCAGAGTAACACTCATTGGCTGCAGGATCATAGGCCACGGCGCCCTCCTCACTGATCATGAAGATGAGGTCCTGCAGAAACATGCCAAAGCGCAGAGTGTCATTGAGGATGCCGGGTAGGACACGATcatcctcctcgtcctcctcggTCTTGGCTTCGCCTGTGCCCTTGTGGGCCGCCTTGGTCCCAgctgcctccttctccttcttcttcttgcgCAGCACGGTGAGGCGGCCCTCGTGGGCATCCTTCACCATCTGCACCTTGCGCAGCAACTCGGGCTGGGCCCGCACGAGAGGGTGGCGCTCCACGCGGCTCTCCAGGAAGGCGCGCGGCAGCAGGCGGCAGCGCACGCTCTCGAAGACCGTGGGCAGCGCGCGCTGGCGCTCGGCCTTGGCCTCGGCGTCGCCGCTGGCCGCCCATCGCATCACCGCCTCGAACACGGCCTCCTCCTTCTCCACGTTGAGGCCGTCGCTGGAGATGATAGCGATGAGCTCGTCGGCCGAGAGCCCGAGGAAGTCGGTGTCGCGCGCCACCAGCGAGAAACGCGCGCAGATGAAGTCGCGGGCGGCCACGGCCAGGCGCGCGCAGTCGAGCAGGAGCCCGAGGCGGAAGACGGCCAGGCAGTTGGAGAGACACAGGCGCTTCTGCAGGAACGACACGCAGATGGTGAAGATGGACGGGATCTGGAAGCGGTGCGCCGCGGCGAACAAATCCTGCACGCTGCCCTCGTCCAGGGAGATCTCCGACGTGTACAGGTAGTGCAGCACCTGGGCCACCACGTCCGGGGACACCTCCTCCAGACGCAGCTCGCCGGCGCTCTCGGGCTCGGCCAGGAAGCGCGCCCGGAAGTAGGGGCTGCAGGCGGCCAgcaccaggcggtggcacgggAACTCGCGCTCGCCCACCCGCACCACGCAGTCCAGGAACTTGCCGTGGTCCAGCATGTCCTTGAGCCCGTCCTGCAGGAGCGTCTG
It includes:
- the HHATL gene encoding protein-cysteine N-palmitoyltransferase HHAT-like protein isoform X2, with translation MGIKTALPAAELGLYSLVLSGALAYAGRGLLEASQDGAHRKAFRESVRPGWEYIGRKMDVADFEWVMWFTSFRNVILFTLSGHVLFAKLCTMVAPQLRSWMYAVYGALAVVGTMGPWYLLLLLGHCVSLYAASLLGQPWLCLGLGMASLASFKLDPLISWQNGFVTGTFDLQEVLFQGGSGFTVLRCTSFALESCAHPDRRYSLADLLKYNFYLPFFFFGPIMTFDRFHAQVSQVEPVRREGELWHIRAQAGLSVVAIVAVDIFFHFFYILTIPSDLKFANRLPDSALAGLAYSNLVYDWVKAAVLFGVVNTVARLDHLDPPQPPKCITALYVFSETHFDRGINDWLCKYVYDHIGGEHSAVIPELVASVATFVVTTLWLGPCDIVYLWSILNCFGLNFELWASLSEQMSRRVRAIFGAINFWAIIMYNLVSLNSLEFTELVARRLLLTGFPQTTLAVLFVTYCGVQLVKERERALALEEEKQDKLKPE
- the HHATL gene encoding protein-cysteine N-palmitoyltransferase HHAT-like protein isoform X1, whose translation is MGIKTALPAAELGLYSLVLSGALAYAGRGLLEASQDGAHRKAFRESVRPGWEYIGRKMDVADFEWVMWFTSFRNVILFTLSGHVLFAKLCTMVAPQLRSWMYAVYGALAVVGTMGPWYLLLLLGHCVSLYAASLLGQPWLCLGLGMASLASFKLDPLISWQNGFVTGTFDLQEVLFQGGSGFTVLRCTSFALESCAHPDRRYSLADLLKYNFYLPFFFFGPIMTFDRFHAQVSQVEPVRREGELWHIRAQAGLSVVAIVAVDIFFHFFYILTIPSDLKFANRLPDSALAGLAYSNLVYDWVKAAVLFGVVNTVARLDHLDPPQPPKCITALYVFSETHFDRGINDWLCKYVYDHIGGEHSAVIPELVASVATFVVTTLWLGPCDIVYLWSILNCFGLNFELWVLKLAEWGPLAQIEASLSEQMSRRVRAIFGAINFWAIIMYNLVSLNSLEFTELVARRLLLTGFPQTTLAVLFVTYCGVQLVKERERALALEEEKQDKLKPE
- the KLHL40 gene encoding kelch-like protein 40, producing MALGLEQAEEQRLYQQTLLQDGLKDMLDHGKFLDCVVRVGEREFPCHRLVLAACSPYFRARFLAEPESAGELRLEEVSPDVVAQVLHYLYTSEISLDEGSVQDLFAAAHRFQIPSIFTICVSFLQKRLCLSNCLAVFRLGLLLDCARLAVAARDFICARFSLVARDTDFLGLSADELIAIISSDGLNVEKEEAVFEAVMRWAASGDAEAKAERQRALPTVFESVRCRLLPRAFLESRVERHPLVRAQPELLRKVQMVKDAHEGRLTVLRKKKKEKEAAGTKAAHKGTGEAKTEEDEEDDRVLPGILNDTLRFGMFLQDLIFMISEEGAVAYDPAANECYSASLSTQIPKNHVSLVTKENQVFVAGGLFYNEDNKEDPMSAYFLQFDHLDSEWLGMPPLPSPRCLFGLGEALNSIYVVGGRELKDGERSLDSVMCYDRLSFKWGESDPLPYVVYGHAVLSHMDLVYVIGGKSSDRKCLNKMCVYDPKKFEWKELAPMQTARSLFGATIHDGRIFVAAGVTDTGLTSSVEVYSITDNKWMPFEAFPQERSSLSLVSLAGTLYAIGGFATLETESGELVPTELSDIWRYNEDEKKWEGVLREIAYATGASFLPVRLNVLRMTKM